One Bacteroidales bacterium DNA segment encodes these proteins:
- a CDS encoding DUF4340 domain-containing protein — protein sequence MLKIKNRTLYIIIAILLVGLIIKVVSSNIKGERTFRKSLCEFNPEDIDKIEIVDNNSLIKFTKDGTIWRVAKDAESYKADIQTVESILKDLSTMNIQRVVSRDKSKLLENEIDDSLGTRIKIFSKNKQLADLVVGRFSYRQTGQGSIQLSTMVRLANEYNVYSVEGALSMSVRRDFDGFRDKTIAKFEPEKVQSIEFSYPADSSFTLTQNGDIWLINQDTVEIGKVVNYLNDIKDTRANAFATYFNPENAEVFELKATFNDEQPLTIKAFKQGEKYLFLSSQNESTLSDSEHIFKRLFISKKKFSK from the coding sequence ATGTTAAAAATCAAAAACAGAACACTATACATAATAATTGCAATCTTATTGGTTGGACTAATTATAAAGGTTGTAAGCTCAAATATTAAGGGCGAACGCACATTTCGTAAATCCTTGTGTGAGTTTAATCCTGAAGATATTGACAAAATTGAGATAGTTGACAATAATTCTCTCATTAAGTTTACAAAAGACGGCACTATTTGGAGAGTTGCTAAAGATGCAGAGTCATACAAAGCCGACATTCAGACAGTTGAAAGCATTTTAAAAGATCTCTCAACAATGAATATTCAGCGTGTAGTCTCTCGCGACAAATCGAAGCTACTAGAGAACGAAATAGACGACTCTCTCGGAACAAGGATAAAGATTTTCTCTAAAAACAAGCAACTTGCTGACCTAGTTGTTGGACGATTTAGCTACCGACAAACCGGACAAGGTAGCATTCAGTTATCAACCATGGTGCGCTTAGCAAACGAATACAATGTCTATTCAGTCGAAGGCGCACTAAGTATGTCGGTAAGACGTGATTTCGACGGCTTTAGAGATAAAACCATAGCAAAGTTTGAACCCGAAAAAGTACAAAGCATTGAGTTTAGCTATCCAGCCGATAGTTCGTTTACTTTAACGCAAAACGGCGATATATGGCTTATTAATCAAGATACTGTTGAGATAGGGAAAGTTGTTAACTACCTTAATGATATCAAAGATACCAGAGCAAATGCTTTTGCAACCTATTTTAATCCCGAAAATGCTGAAGTATTTGAACTAAAAGCCACTTTCAACGACGAGCAGCCATTAACAATAAAAGCTTTCAAACAAGGCGAAAAATATCTCTTTTTAAGCTCTCAAAACGAA